From the Streptomyces nigrescens genome, one window contains:
- a CDS encoding efflux RND transporter permease subunit — translation MSWLSRLSLVQRGLIALMSIVAIAFGAIAIPQLKQQLLPSIELPMVSVLAPYQGASPEVVEKQVIEPLEDGIQAVDGVKTVTSTSSEGSGVIMAQFDYGNDSKRLVADVQQAVNRARAKLPKDVDPQVVNGSTDDIPTVVLAVSSSGKDQQTLADQLDRSVVPDLKNIDGVSQVTVDGVQDRIVAVTPDDKKLAAAGLNSQSLGQALEAGGTSVPAGSFAEGGQSKTVQVGAGYTSVRQIKDLRIAPSAAGGGEGAGAGAGAGAGRAAAEPVRLGDVATVKEESATPTSLTRTNGKPSLAVMVTMDQDGSAVEISDAVKDQLPEIRQDLGKGTDVTVVSDQGPAVSKSIESLTTEGLLGLAMAVIVILVFLLSLRSTLVTAVSIPLSVVITLIVLWTGDLSLNMLTLGALTIAIGRVVDDSIVVLENIKRHLGYGEERREAILSAVREVSGAITSSTLTTVAVFLPIGVVGGMVGALFGSFSLTVTVALLASLLVSLTVVPVLSFWFLRAPEIPEGSDPEELRRKAEEKEARSPLQRLYVPVLRFATRRRITSVVIAVVILLGTFGMGPLLKTNFLDQGDQGTLTVKQELKPGTSLDAAEKQAKKVEKLLAANDDIADYQVTVGSSGFMAAFGGGTGANQASYQLKLTDAADSDKVTSDLRDGLDKLGTSIGETTVTAGGGFGNQDLSVVVKAADGEVLKKASEQVRKTVAGLDDVTDVQNDLSQSVPRISVKPNAKAAAAGFNQTTLGGAVAQAVRGTTSGTAVLDDTERDIVIKSAHPATTEAELKNLALPTPAGPVKLGTLATVRTVPGPVEMTRIDGARSATVTAKPTGDNTGAVSTALQSKINDLKLPDGASAEIGGVSQDQTDAFSSLGLAMLAAIAIVFMLLVGTFRSLIQPLILLVSIPFAATGAIGLLVATGTPLGVPAMIGMLMLIGIVVTNAIVLIDLINQYRAQGYGVVEAVIEGGRHRLRPILMTALATIMALLPMALSITGDGGFISQPLAVVVIGGLITSTLLTLLLVPTLYAMIELRKERRAKKKAAKRSGPAGPQAKETDPAPEPAGV, via the coding sequence ATGTCCTGGCTGTCCCGACTCAGCCTCGTACAACGGGGCCTGATAGCGCTGATGTCGATCGTGGCGATCGCCTTCGGCGCCATCGCGATCCCCCAGCTGAAGCAGCAGCTCCTGCCGTCCATCGAACTCCCGATGGTGTCCGTTCTGGCGCCGTATCAGGGCGCCTCGCCCGAGGTCGTCGAGAAGCAGGTGATCGAGCCGCTCGAGGACGGCATCCAGGCGGTCGACGGCGTCAAGACCGTCACCTCGACGTCCAGCGAGGGCTCGGGCGTCATCATGGCGCAGTTCGACTACGGCAATGACTCCAAGCGTCTGGTCGCCGATGTCCAGCAGGCCGTGAACCGCGCCCGCGCGAAGCTGCCCAAGGACGTCGACCCGCAGGTGGTGAACGGTTCGACGGACGACATCCCCACCGTCGTCCTCGCCGTCTCGTCCTCGGGCAAGGACCAGCAGACGCTCGCCGACCAGCTCGACCGCAGCGTCGTACCGGACCTGAAGAACATCGACGGCGTCAGCCAGGTCACGGTGGACGGCGTCCAGGACCGGATCGTCGCGGTCACCCCCGACGACAAGAAGCTCGCCGCCGCCGGGCTGAACTCCCAGTCGCTCGGCCAGGCGCTGGAGGCCGGTGGCACCTCGGTGCCCGCCGGTTCGTTCGCCGAGGGCGGGCAGAGCAAGACCGTCCAGGTCGGCGCGGGCTACACCTCCGTACGGCAGATCAAGGACCTGCGGATCGCGCCGTCCGCGGCCGGCGGCGGCGAGGGTGCCGGCGCGGGCGCGGGTGCCGGCGCCGGCCGGGCGGCCGCCGAACCGGTCCGGCTCGGCGACGTCGCCACCGTCAAGGAGGAGTCGGCCACCCCGACCTCCCTGACCCGCACCAACGGCAAGCCCAGCCTCGCCGTCATGGTGACGATGGACCAGGACGGCAGCGCGGTCGAGATATCCGACGCGGTCAAGGACCAGCTCCCCGAGATCCGTCAGGACCTGGGCAAGGGCACCGATGTCACGGTCGTCTCCGACCAGGGCCCGGCGGTCTCCAAGTCGATCGAATCGCTGACCACCGAGGGCCTGTTGGGCCTGGCCATGGCCGTCATCGTCATCCTGGTCTTCCTGCTCAGCCTCCGCTCGACCCTCGTCACCGCGGTCTCCATCCCGCTCTCGGTCGTCATCACCCTGATCGTGCTGTGGACCGGGGACCTCTCCCTCAACATGCTCACCCTCGGCGCGCTGACCATCGCGATCGGCCGCGTCGTCGACGACTCCATCGTCGTCCTGGAGAACATCAAGCGGCATCTCGGCTACGGCGAGGAGCGCCGCGAGGCCATCCTCTCCGCCGTCCGTGAGGTCTCCGGAGCGATCACCTCCTCCACCCTCACCACGGTCGCGGTCTTCCTCCCGATCGGTGTCGTCGGCGGCATGGTGGGCGCCCTCTTCGGCTCCTTCTCGCTGACGGTCACCGTCGCCCTGCTCGCCTCCCTGCTCGTCTCCCTGACGGTCGTGCCGGTGCTGTCCTTCTGGTTCCTGCGCGCCCCCGAGATCCCCGAGGGCAGCGACCCCGAGGAACTCCGCCGCAAGGCCGAGGAGAAGGAGGCCCGCAGCCCGCTGCAGCGCCTCTACGTCCCGGTCCTGCGCTTCGCGACCCGCCGCCGGATCACCAGTGTGGTCATCGCCGTCGTCATCCTCCTCGGCACCTTCGGCATGGGCCCGCTCCTGAAGACCAACTTCCTCGACCAGGGCGACCAGGGCACCCTCACCGTCAAGCAGGAGCTCAAGCCGGGCACCAGCCTGGACGCGGCCGAAAAGCAGGCCAAGAAGGTCGAGAAGCTGCTCGCCGCCAACGACGACATCGCCGACTACCAGGTCACCGTCGGCTCCTCCGGCTTCATGGCGGCCTTCGGCGGCGGCACCGGCGCCAACCAGGCCTCCTACCAGCTTAAGCTGACCGACGCCGCGGACTCCGACAAGGTCACCTCCGACCTGAGGGACGGCCTCGACAAGCTCGGCACGTCCATCGGCGAGACCACCGTCACCGCGGGCGGCGGCTTCGGCAACCAGGACCTGAGCGTGGTCGTCAAGGCCGCCGACGGTGAGGTGCTGAAGAAGGCCAGTGAGCAGGTCCGCAAGACCGTCGCCGGGCTCGACGACGTCACCGACGTCCAGAACGACCTCTCGCAGAGCGTGCCGCGGATCTCCGTGAAGCCCAACGCCAAGGCGGCCGCGGCCGGTTTCAACCAGACCACCCTCGGCGGCGCGGTCGCCCAGGCGGTCCGCGGCACCACCAGCGGTACGGCCGTCCTGGACGACACCGAGCGCGACATCGTGATCAAGTCGGCCCATCCGGCCACCACCGAGGCCGAGTTGAAGAACCTCGCCCTCCCGACCCCGGCGGGCCCGGTCAAGCTGGGCACCCTCGCCACCGTGCGGACCGTCCCCGGCCCGGTCGAGATGACCCGGATCGACGGCGCCCGCTCGGCGACCGTCACCGCCAAGCCGACCGGCGACAACACCGGCGCGGTCAGCACCGCCCTGCAGAGCAAGATCAACGATCTGAAGCTGCCGGACGGCGCCTCCGCGGAGATCGGCGGCGTCTCCCAGGACCAGACCGACGCGTTCTCCTCGCTCGGCCTGGCGATGCTGGCGGCCATCGCCATCGTCTTCATGCTGCTGGTGGGCACCTTCCGGTCCCTGATCCAGCCGCTGATCCTGCTCGTCTCGATCCCCTTCGCGGCGACCGGCGCGATCGGCCTGCTGGTCGCCACCGGCACCCCGCTGGGCGTCCCGGCGATGATCGGCATGCTGATGCTGATCGGCATCGTGGTCACCAACGCCATCGTGCTGATCGACCTGATCAACCAGTACCGCGCGCAGGGTTACGGCGTCGTGGAGGCGGTCATCGAGGGTGGCCGCCACCGCCTCCGCCCGATCCTCATGACGGCGCTGGCCACGATCATGGCGCTGCTGCCGATGGCCCTGTCCATCACCGGTGACGGCGGCTTCATCTCCCAGCCGCTCGCCGTGGTCGTGATCGGCGGTCTGATCACCTCCACCCTCCTCACCCTTCTCCTCGTCCCGACGCTCTACGCGATGATCGAGCTCCGCAAGGAGCGCCGGGCGAAGAAGAAGGCCGCGAAGCGGTCCGGCCCGGCCGGCCCGCAGGCCAAGGAGACCGACCCCGCACCGGAGCCGGCCGGCGTCTGA
- a CDS encoding methyltransferase domain-containing protein, with protein sequence MSSPGRLVEILRNKGALTPEWAPAVAAVDRAHFVPDTFEVGERTVSRSADEAEWRRMVYADLPLITQHNDGRAEEGQVAFPTCSTSMPSLMLAMAAIVRDGDAVLEIGTGTGYHAAWLAHRLGEDRTTTIETDKALHDIARGNLARAGLHPHPVCGDGLAGVPERAPYDRTIATCTVRDIPYAWVAQTAPGGTILTPWGSSFHSYSFATLTVRDGQATGRFSGRPAFMWARQQRRSYGRIRDWYHGEEGDRATTTLDPRVLDENPDARFAVGLRVRDAWPLLCPADDGSDEATYWLFDDARTSWATAEYVPGHTTYETEQHGPRRLWDEVETAYRTWTAEGSPPRDRYRITVTEAGQTVSL encoded by the coding sequence ATGTCCTCGCCGGGCCGGCTGGTGGAAATCCTCCGCAACAAGGGCGCGCTGACGCCGGAATGGGCGCCCGCCGTCGCCGCGGTCGACCGCGCGCATTTCGTGCCGGACACCTTCGAGGTGGGCGAGCGCACCGTCTCCCGCTCCGCGGACGAGGCGGAGTGGCGGCGGATGGTCTATGCCGACCTCCCGCTGATCACCCAGCACAACGACGGCCGGGCCGAGGAGGGCCAGGTCGCCTTTCCCACGTGCTCGACGTCCATGCCCTCCCTCATGCTGGCCATGGCCGCGATCGTCCGGGACGGCGACGCCGTATTGGAGATCGGCACCGGCACCGGCTACCACGCCGCCTGGCTGGCCCACCGGCTCGGCGAGGACCGTACGACCACCATCGAGACCGACAAGGCCCTCCACGACATCGCCCGGGGCAATCTGGCACGGGCCGGTCTGCACCCGCATCCGGTGTGCGGCGACGGCCTGGCAGGGGTACCCGAGCGGGCGCCCTACGACCGGACCATCGCCACCTGCACGGTCCGCGACATCCCGTACGCCTGGGTGGCACAGACCGCACCGGGCGGCACGATCCTCACCCCGTGGGGCTCCTCGTTCCACTCCTACTCGTTCGCCACCCTGACCGTCCGGGACGGACAGGCCACCGGCCGCTTCTCCGGCCGCCCCGCCTTCATGTGGGCCCGCCAGCAGCGCCGCTCCTACGGCCGCATCCGCGACTGGTACCACGGCGAGGAGGGCGACCGCGCAACGACCACCCTCGACCCCCGCGTACTGGACGAGAACCCGGACGCCCGCTTCGCCGTAGGCCTCCGGGTACGCGACGCCTGGCCCCTGCTGTGCCCCGCCGACGACGGCAGTGACGAAGCCACCTACTGGCTCTTCGACGACGCCCGCACCTCCTGGGCGACCGCCGAATACGTCCCCGGCCACACCACCTACGAGACCGAACAGCACGGCCCCCGCCGCCTGTGGGACGAGGTGGAAACCGCCTACCGCACCTGGACCGCCGAGGGCAGCCCCCCACGGGACCGCTACCGCATCACGGTCACCGAAGCCGGCCAGACCGTGTCCCTGTGA
- a CDS encoding DUF4430 domain-containing protein — translation MPSVLARGAAPVTAAGLALALALAAAPPATASAGDVRVRVGVTGGPYTASVGLVITGPRTLFGGFYCAADGLSATPLTALVDADEQYGLGGVQARWDAAKQDFVVTSIHGDAADSKKKWNAYVNEKKITAGPCHTAIKGGDKIRWTLEA, via the coding sequence GTGCCGTCCGTCCTGGCCCGCGGGGCCGCCCCCGTAACCGCTGCCGGGCTCGCCCTGGCCCTGGCCCTCGCGGCCGCACCGCCCGCCACCGCGTCCGCGGGCGACGTCCGGGTCCGCGTCGGCGTCACCGGCGGCCCCTACACCGCCAGCGTGGGACTCGTCATCACGGGCCCGCGCACCCTCTTCGGCGGCTTCTACTGCGCCGCCGACGGGCTCTCCGCCACACCGCTCACCGCCCTTGTCGACGCCGATGAGCAATACGGCCTCGGCGGCGTGCAGGCGCGCTGGGACGCCGCGAAACAGGACTTCGTCGTCACCTCGATCCATGGCGATGCCGCGGACTCCAAGAAAAAGTGGAACGCGTACGTGAACGAGAAGAAGATCACCGCCGGCCCCTGCCACACCGCGATCAAGGGCGGCGACAAGATCCGCTGGACCCTGGAGGCCTGA
- the nadA gene encoding quinolinate synthase NadA, whose translation MRVVTTAQPLDVQPTPLALLLLGREADPKSERGVECPGDLPAPSDPDLVERARAAKAKLGDKVFVLGHHYQRDEVIEFADVTGDSFKLARDAAARPDAEYIVFCGVHFMAESADILTGDDQQVILPDLAAGCSMADMATAEQVAECWDVLTEAGIAEQVVPVSYMNSSADIKAFTGKHGGTICTSSNAKRALDWAFEQGEKVLFLPDQHLGRNTAVRDMGMSLDDCVVYNPHKPNGGLTAEELRAAKMILWRGHCSVHGRFSLDSVNDVRARIPDVNVLVHPECKNEVVAAADYVGSTEYIIKALEAAPRGSKWAIGTELNLVRRLANRFAAEDKEIVFLDKTVCFCSTMNRIDLPHLVWALESLAAGKVVNRIEVDKETESFAKLALERMLALP comes from the coding sequence GTGCGTGTTGTGACCACCGCCCAGCCCCTGGACGTCCAGCCGACCCCGCTGGCCCTGCTCCTCCTCGGCCGCGAGGCCGACCCGAAGAGCGAGCGCGGTGTGGAGTGCCCCGGTGATCTGCCGGCCCCGTCGGACCCCGACCTCGTCGAGCGCGCCCGCGCGGCCAAGGCGAAGCTCGGGGACAAGGTCTTCGTCCTCGGGCACCACTACCAGCGCGACGAGGTCATCGAGTTCGCCGATGTGACCGGCGACTCCTTCAAGCTCGCGCGGGACGCCGCCGCCCGGCCGGACGCCGAGTACATCGTCTTCTGCGGTGTCCACTTCATGGCGGAGTCCGCCGACATCCTCACCGGCGACGACCAGCAGGTCATCCTCCCCGACCTGGCCGCCGGCTGCTCGATGGCCGACATGGCCACCGCCGAGCAGGTCGCCGAGTGCTGGGACGTGCTCACCGAGGCCGGCATCGCCGAGCAGGTCGTGCCGGTCTCGTACATGAACTCCTCGGCCGACATCAAGGCCTTCACCGGCAAGCACGGCGGCACGATCTGTACGTCCTCCAACGCCAAGCGCGCGCTGGACTGGGCCTTCGAGCAGGGTGAGAAGGTCCTGTTCCTGCCCGACCAGCACCTGGGCCGCAACACCGCCGTCCGCGACATGGGCATGTCCCTGGACGACTGCGTGGTCTACAACCCGCACAAGCCGAACGGCGGGCTGACCGCCGAGGAGCTGCGGGCCGCCAAGATGATCCTGTGGCGCGGCCACTGCTCGGTGCACGGCCGTTTCTCCCTGGATTCGGTGAACGACGTGCGGGCGCGCATCCCCGACGTGAACGTCCTGGTCCACCCCGAGTGCAAGAACGAGGTCGTGGCGGCGGCGGACTACGTCGGCTCGACGGAGTACATCATCAAGGCCCTGGAGGCCGCCCCGCGCGGCTCCAAGTGGGCCATCGGCACCGAGCTGAACCTGGTCCGGCGGCTGGCGAACCGTTTCGCCGCGGAGGACAAGGAGATCGTCTTCCTCGACAAGACGGTCTGCTTCTGCTCGACGATGAACCGGATCGACCTCCCCCACCTGGTGTGGGCGCTGGAGTCGCTGGCCGCCGGCAAGGTCGTCAACCGCATCGAGGTCGACAAGGAGACGGAGAGCTTCGCGAAGTTGGCGCTTGAGCGGATGTTGGCGTTGCCGTAG
- the erpA gene encoding iron-sulfur cluster insertion protein ErpA: protein MSVQDETTVSDGIILSDAAASKVKSLLEQEGRDDLALRVAVQPGGCSGLRYQLFFDERSLDGDVVKDFDGVKVVTDRMSAPYLGGASIDFVDTIEKQGFTIDNPNATGSCACGDSFS, encoded by the coding sequence ATGAGCGTTCAGGACGAGACCACCGTCAGCGACGGCATCATCCTGTCCGACGCGGCCGCGTCGAAGGTCAAGAGCCTTCTGGAGCAGGAAGGCCGGGACGACCTCGCGCTGCGGGTGGCCGTTCAGCCCGGCGGCTGCTCCGGGCTGCGCTACCAGCTCTTCTTCGACGAGCGCTCGCTCGACGGCGATGTCGTCAAGGACTTCGACGGTGTCAAGGTCGTCACCGACCGGATGAGCGCGCCCTACCTGGGCGGTGCCTCCATCGACTTCGTCGACACCATCGAGAAGCAGGGCTTCACGATCGACAACCCGAACGCCACCGGCTCCTGCGCCTGCGGCGACTCCTTCAGCTAA
- a CDS encoding carbohydrate kinase family protein, whose product MRIAVTGSIATDHLMTFPGRFADQLVADQLHTVSLSFLVDQLDVRRGGVAANICFGMGQLGTEPILVGAAGNDFEEYRAWLDRHGVDTRSVRISEVLHTARFVCTTDADHNQIGSFYTGAMSEARLIELQHVAERVGGLDLVLIGADDPEAMIRHTEECRSRGIPFGADFSQQIARMDGDAIRTLLEDAAYLFSNEYEKGLIESKTGWTDEEILAKVGTRVTTLGSNGVRIERVGEPAIEVGVPEENAKADPTGVGDAFRAGFLSGLAWGVGLERAAQIGCMLATLVIETVGTQEYELHRSHFMDRFTKAYGHEAAAEVQQHLV is encoded by the coding sequence GTGCGTATCGCAGTCACCGGCTCCATCGCCACCGACCACCTGATGACCTTCCCCGGCCGCTTCGCCGATCAGCTGGTCGCCGACCAGCTGCATACGGTCTCCCTCTCGTTCCTGGTCGACCAGCTCGACGTCCGCCGCGGCGGCGTCGCCGCCAACATCTGCTTCGGCATGGGCCAGCTCGGCACCGAGCCGATCCTGGTCGGTGCCGCCGGCAACGACTTCGAGGAGTACCGCGCCTGGCTCGACCGCCATGGCGTCGACACCCGCTCCGTCCGCATCTCCGAGGTCCTGCACACCGCCCGCTTCGTGTGCACCACCGACGCCGACCACAACCAGATCGGGTCGTTCTACACCGGCGCGATGAGCGAGGCCCGGCTGATCGAGCTGCAGCATGTGGCCGAGCGGGTCGGCGGCCTCGACCTGGTCCTGATCGGCGCGGACGACCCCGAGGCGATGATCCGGCACACCGAGGAGTGCCGCAGCCGCGGTATCCCCTTCGGCGCCGACTTCTCCCAGCAGATCGCCCGGATGGACGGCGACGCCATCCGCACCCTCCTGGAGGACGCGGCCTACCTCTTCTCCAACGAGTACGAGAAGGGCCTGATCGAGTCCAAGACCGGCTGGACCGACGAGGAGATCCTCGCCAAGGTCGGCACCCGCGTCACCACCCTCGGCTCCAACGGTGTCCGGATCGAGCGGGTCGGTGAGCCGGCCATCGAGGTCGGTGTCCCGGAGGAGAACGCCAAGGCCGACCCCACCGGCGTCGGCGACGCCTTCCGCGCCGGCTTCCTGTCCGGTCTGGCCTGGGGCGTCGGCCTGGAGCGCGCCGCCCAGATCGGCTGCATGCTGGCGACGCTGGTCATCGAGACCGTCGGCACCCAGGAGTACGAGCTGCACCGCAGCCACTTCATGGACCGCTTCACCAAGGCCTACGGCCACGAGGCCGCCGCCGAGGTCCAGCAGCACCTGGTCTGA
- a CDS encoding cysteine desulfurase/sulfurtransferase TusA family protein, producing MPYFDAASAAPLHPVAREALLASLDEGWADPARLYREGRRGRLLLDAAREAAAEAVGCRPDELVFTPSGTQAVHRGVSGALAARRRVGRRLLHSAVEHSSVLHAAEVHEAAGGSRAELAVDRTGRVAAGDVAAALGPDTALVCLQSANHEVGTEQPVEEVAALCREAGVPLLVDAAQSLPWGPVPGGWSLLTASAHKWGGPPGVGLLAVRKGTRFAPQGPRDERESGRSPGFENIPAVVAAAASLRALRAGPETADEAARLRRLVDRIRTRVPELVPDVEVVGDPVHRLPHLVTFSCLYVDGEALLHELDRAGFSVSSGSSCTSSTLTPSHVLRAMGVLSEGNVRVSLPYGTDEADVERFLEVLPQVVRAVRERLGVPAAGRETVAATAGGASEEAPAGEEPAGSAGPAGLVVDSLGKRCPLPVIELAKAIHDVPVGGTVTVLSDDEAARQDIPAWCTMRDQEYVGERPAERGAAYVVRRRA from the coding sequence GTGCCCTACTTCGACGCGGCGTCCGCCGCCCCGCTGCATCCCGTCGCCCGTGAGGCCCTGCTCGCCTCGCTGGACGAAGGCTGGGCCGACCCGGCCCGCCTCTACCGGGAGGGGCGGCGCGGCAGGCTGCTGCTGGACGCGGCGCGGGAGGCCGCGGCCGAGGCCGTGGGCTGCCGCCCGGACGAATTGGTTTTCACCCCTTCGGGGACACAGGCCGTGCATCGGGGAGTCTCCGGTGCGCTGGCGGCCCGTCGGCGCGTCGGTCGCCGGCTGCTGCACTCCGCCGTCGAGCACTCCTCCGTCCTGCATGCCGCCGAGGTCCATGAGGCGGCCGGCGGCAGCCGCGCGGAGCTGGCGGTGGACCGTACGGGCCGGGTGGCCGCCGGGGACGTCGCCGCCGCGCTGGGCCCGGACACCGCGCTGGTCTGCCTCCAGTCCGCCAACCACGAGGTGGGGACCGAACAACCGGTCGAGGAGGTGGCCGCGCTCTGCCGGGAGGCGGGCGTACCCCTCCTGGTGGACGCCGCGCAGTCGCTGCCCTGGGGGCCGGTGCCCGGCGGCTGGTCGCTGCTGACGGCGAGCGCCCACAAGTGGGGCGGTCCGCCCGGTGTGGGGCTGCTCGCGGTCCGCAAGGGGACCCGGTTCGCCCCTCAGGGGCCGCGGGACGAGCGCGAGTCGGGCCGCAGCCCGGGGTTCGAGAACATCCCGGCGGTGGTGGCCGCCGCGGCGTCCCTGCGCGCGCTGCGGGCGGGCCCGGAGACCGCGGACGAAGCGGCGCGGCTGCGGCGGCTGGTGGACCGGATCCGGACCCGGGTGCCGGAGCTGGTGCCGGATGTGGAGGTGGTCGGCGATCCGGTGCACCGCCTCCCCCACCTCGTCACCTTCTCCTGTCTCTATGTCGACGGAGAGGCGCTGCTGCACGAGCTCGACCGGGCGGGGTTCTCGGTGTCGTCCGGGTCGTCCTGTACGTCCAGCACCCTGACGCCGAGCCATGTGCTGCGGGCGATGGGCGTGCTGTCCGAGGGTAATGTCCGGGTCTCGCTGCCGTACGGCACGGACGAGGCGGATGTGGAGCGCTTCCTGGAGGTGCTGCCGCAGGTGGTGCGTGCGGTGCGGGAGCGGCTGGGTGTCCCGGCGGCGGGCCGGGAGACGGTGGCGGCGACGGCCGGCGGGGCGTCGGAAGAGGCCCCGGCGGGCGAGGAGCCCGCCGGATCCGCCGGACCGGCCGGTCTGGTCGTCGACTCGCTCGGCAAGCGCTGTCCGCTTCCGGTCATCGAGCTGGCGAAGGCGATCCATGACGTGCCGGTCGGCGGGACGGTGACGGTGCTCTCCGACGACGAGGCCGCCCGGCAGGACATCCCCGCCTGGTGCACCATGCGCGACCAGGAGTACGTGGGTGAGCGGCCGGCCGAGCGCGGCGCCGCGTATGTCGTGCGGCGCCGCGCCTGA
- the coxB gene encoding aa3-type cytochrome oxidase subunit II, whose product MSPNGSDRSSRRPMRRKLPQVLAAGLVLATATGCTYKDFPRLGMPTPVTDEAPRILSLWQGSWAAALATGVLVWGLIIWSVIFHRRSRTKVEVPAQTRYNMPIEALYTIVPFIIIAVLFYFTARDESALLKTSKKPDHVVNVVGFQWSWAFNYLENTDGDKSTSAIDSPALKAIPDKWKKTAPAGADGVYDTGTPGTRNPQTGNPGPTLWLPKGETVQFVLTSRDVIHSFWVVPFLMKQDVIPGHTNVFEVTPNKEGTFMGKCAELCGVDHSRMLFNVKVVSPERYREHLKDLAKKGQTGYLPAGIEQSDHARNAETKNQ is encoded by the coding sequence GTGAGTCCCAACGGCTCCGACCGCTCGTCGCGGCGCCCGATGCGGCGGAAGCTGCCGCAGGTGCTTGCTGCGGGCCTGGTCCTGGCGACCGCGACTGGTTGCACATATAAGGACTTCCCCCGCCTCGGCATGCCAACGCCCGTCACCGACGAGGCGCCGCGGATCCTCTCTCTTTGGCAGGGCTCCTGGGCCGCCGCCCTCGCAACGGGCGTGCTGGTGTGGGGCCTGATCATCTGGAGCGTGATCTTCCACCGCCGCAGCAGGACCAAGGTGGAGGTCCCCGCGCAGACCCGGTACAACATGCCGATCGAGGCGTTGTACACGATCGTGCCGTTCATCATCATTGCGGTGCTTTTCTACTTCACCGCACGTGATGAGAGCGCACTCCTCAAGACTTCGAAGAAGCCGGACCATGTCGTGAACGTGGTCGGCTTCCAGTGGAGCTGGGCGTTCAACTACCTGGAGAACACGGACGGCGACAAGTCGACGTCGGCCATCGACTCCCCGGCGCTCAAGGCGATCCCGGACAAGTGGAAGAAGACCGCGCCGGCCGGTGCCGACGGTGTCTACGACACGGGCACCCCGGGCACGCGGAACCCGCAGACCGGCAACCCCGGTCCGACCCTGTGGCTGCCGAAGGGCGAGACGGTTCAGTTCGTGCTGACCTCTCGCGACGTCATCCACTCCTTCTGGGTGGTGCCGTTCCTGATGAAGCAGGACGTCATCCCGGGCCACACCAATGTCTTCGAGGTGACTCCCAACAAGGAGGGCACCTTCATGGGCAAGTGCGCCGAGCTCTGCGGTGTCGACCACTCCCGAATGCTCTTCAACGTCAAGGTTGTCTCCCCTGAGCGGTACCGGGAGCACCTGAAGGACCTGGCGAAGAAGGGCCAGACCGGATACCTGCCGGCGGGCATCGAGCAGTCGGATCACGCCAGGAATGCGGAGACCAAGAACCAGTGA